A genomic segment from Nitrospira sp. encodes:
- a CDS encoding putative MFS-type transporter, with the protein MTTSRSFFYLCTLGVFCFISYNLVRMPVLSLFAESLGAGPERLGLIVSVSTITGVLLKLPSGALSDIYGRKVLLRIGVVAFGLPPFVYPFVSDLNVLTGLRFVHGLATAIFAPSALATVADLYKERRGAALGTYTACTQSGALLGPFLGGWLLYQAGFSAAFVTAGLFGCIAILIFFNLHLDEPPPRVHEKGLGPVLTEIGKGFLAVARNRRVLITSSTDAAKMIANGALMAFLPLYGLSVGLNAGEVGLLFSVQAVTSFVSKPVMGRVSDRVGRQPLILIGLLICAVTFISMPHVGSLALLLLLSAGFGFGEAVVSSSSAALVADSSEFKRLGAGMGMQGTVMDIGHASGPLLAGLLIAHISYQGAFAVIAAVQLLAAVAFWATMRTVSR; encoded by the coding sequence ATGACCACCTCCCGCAGTTTTTTCTACCTCTGTACCCTGGGGGTGTTCTGTTTCATCAGCTACAACCTCGTCCGCATGCCGGTGTTGTCATTGTTCGCGGAATCCCTGGGTGCAGGCCCGGAACGGCTCGGGTTGATCGTGTCGGTCTCGACCATCACCGGGGTGTTGTTGAAATTGCCTTCAGGCGCGCTCTCCGACATCTACGGACGTAAGGTGCTGCTGCGCATCGGCGTGGTGGCTTTCGGGCTGCCGCCGTTCGTCTATCCCTTTGTGTCGGACCTGAACGTCCTCACGGGACTGCGGTTCGTCCATGGCCTGGCCACCGCCATCTTCGCACCGAGCGCCCTGGCGACGGTGGCGGATCTCTATAAGGAACGGCGTGGAGCGGCACTGGGAACGTATACCGCCTGCACGCAATCCGGCGCGTTGCTTGGACCCTTTCTGGGCGGCTGGCTCCTGTATCAGGCCGGATTTTCCGCGGCCTTCGTGACCGCCGGCCTGTTCGGCTGCATCGCGATCCTGATTTTTTTCAACCTGCATCTGGATGAGCCGCCACCGCGCGTACATGAAAAGGGGCTGGGGCCGGTGCTGACTGAAATAGGCAAGGGCTTCCTCGCCGTCGCGCGCAACCGGCGGGTACTGATCACCAGTTCCACGGATGCGGCGAAGATGATCGCCAACGGCGCGTTGATGGCGTTCCTGCCGCTCTACGGTCTCTCGGTGGGACTCAACGCCGGTGAGGTCGGTCTTCTGTTCAGCGTGCAGGCCGTCACCTCGTTCGTCTCCAAGCCGGTCATGGGGAGGGTGTCGGATCGGGTTGGGAGGCAGCCCTTGATTTTGATCGGCCTGCTGATTTGCGCCGTCACGTTTATCAGCATGCCCCATGTCGGCTCGTTGGCCCTGTTGTTGTTGCTCTCGGCTGGCTTTGGCTTCGGCGAGGCAGTGGTGTCGTCCTCCTCCGCCGCACTGGTGGCGGACAGTTCCGAATTCAAACGACTTGGGGCGGGGATGGGGATGCAGGGCACGGTGATGGATATCGGCCATGCCAGTGGCCCGCTGCTGGCCGGCCTCCTGATCGCCCATATTAGTTACCAGGGGGCTTTTGCCGTCATTGCCGCCGTTCAATTGCTGGCCGCCGTCGCGTTTTGGGCTACGATGAGGACGGTTTCACGGTAG
- a CDS encoding diaminohydroxyphosphoribosylaminopyrimidine deaminase (5-amino-6-(5-phosphoribosylamino)uracil reductase RibD) yields the protein MALAFRLAAKGRGTTSPNPMVGAVVVNRGRIVGQGFHRKAGGPHAEVIALSQAGSRARGGTLYVTLEPCSHLKKRTPPCVPLIIKSAVRRVVVAMVDPNPSVQGRGLAQLKRAGLQVDLGCGEAEAMQLNEAYVHRVRTGRPFTILKAGMTLDGKIASAGGESQWITDETARRHAHRLRADVDAILVGIGTVLRDDPKLTARLSDEPFRLAVRQPLRIVLDSRLRIPLRAAVLQNQQTSHTVIATTVAASARKVDLLRRRGIDVLVMPTADGHVSGPVLWKRLGRLGITSLLVEGGSEVNAALLRAGLVQRIMCYVAPLLLGGQDAKSLFGGRSPRRLKEAVALKNLRTELIGHDMLIQADLSTQ from the coding sequence ATGGCCCTGGCCTTCCGCCTCGCCGCGAAGGGCCGGGGAACCACCAGCCCCAACCCCATGGTCGGCGCGGTCGTCGTCAACCGGGGCCGAATCGTCGGCCAGGGCTTTCACCGTAAGGCCGGCGGGCCGCATGCCGAAGTGATCGCTCTGAGCCAGGCCGGCTCGCGGGCCAGGGGCGGCACCCTCTACGTCACCCTCGAACCCTGCAGCCACCTCAAGAAACGTACCCCGCCCTGTGTGCCGCTCATCATCAAATCTGCCGTCCGTCGTGTCGTCGTGGCGATGGTCGATCCCAATCCGTCGGTGCAGGGCAGGGGTCTTGCGCAATTGAAACGAGCTGGTCTCCAAGTCGATCTTGGATGCGGCGAGGCCGAGGCTATGCAGCTCAATGAAGCCTATGTCCATCGAGTCCGGACCGGCCGTCCGTTTACGATTCTAAAGGCCGGGATGACGTTGGACGGCAAGATCGCCTCCGCGGGCGGCGAGTCTCAATGGATCACCGATGAAACGGCCCGCCGGCATGCTCACCGGTTACGGGCCGACGTGGACGCGATTCTCGTCGGCATCGGCACGGTCTTGCGTGATGACCCCAAGCTGACCGCCAGATTGTCGGATGAGCCGTTCCGGCTTGCCGTCCGGCAGCCGCTGCGCATCGTGCTGGACAGCCGATTACGCATTCCCCTCAGGGCCGCAGTCCTGCAAAACCAACAAACCTCCCATACCGTGATCGCCACGACTGTGGCTGCTTCCGCTCGTAAGGTTGATCTTCTGCGACGTCGCGGTATCGATGTGCTGGTCATGCCGACGGCCGACGGCCATGTCAGTGGGCCCGTCTTGTGGAAAAGGCTCGGACGGTTGGGCATCACCAGCCTGCTGGTAGAAGGCGGGAGCGAGGTCAATGCGGCGTTGTTGCGTGCCGGTCTTGTCCAGCGAATCATGTGTTATGTCGCACCGCTCCTTCTCGGAGGGCAGGATGCCAAGAGCCTGTTCGGCGGACGATCGCCGCGTCGTCTCAAGGAGGCGGTCGCGCTCAAGAATCTCCGCACGGAGCTGATCGGGCATGATATGTTGATTCAGGCGGACCTTTCGACTCAATAG
- a CDS encoding Pyruvate,phosphate dikinase: MAKKYVYYFGDGKAEGTGDMKELLGGKGAGLAEMTNLKVSVPPGFTISTDACVEYYKRGKTYPPGMIEEALQALKRIERSMKAGFGDPDNPLLVSVRSGARASMPGMMDTVLNVGLTTKTVHGLALKTRNERFAQDSYRRFISMFGSIVMGVSREHFEDILKHKKQDLGVTQDTHLDAKALKELVVSFKDLVKEETKRDFPDDPLEQLRMAINAVFSSWYGARAVTYRRLYNIPETWGTAVNVVAMVFGNMGETSGTGVAFTRDPATGQHTFFGECLTNAQGEDVVAGIRTPLPVNQLEKYMPQAYKDLQATYKKLERHYRDMLDLEFTIQEGKLYMLQTRVGKRTGVAAVRIAVDMVKEGVISRKEALQRIGPDQLAQYLYPIFDAKEESHCTALGKGLPAGPGAAAGKIALTPERAVEMKAAGNRVVLVRQETSPDDIHGMNAALGFLTARGGMTSHAAVVARQMGKVCVAGCDAVEVLGSQSVRIGTQVFREGEFLSINGSTGNVYGGDIPVVESEVIQVLQGKMEPSASEKYRLFETVLKWADGVRRLKVRANADVPDQARIARGFGAEGIGLCRTEHMFFAEDRIQIMQKMILARKREEREKYLDQLLPLQKQDFIGLYREMKGYPVTIRLLDPPLHEFLPKREDLMVEIAQLELTSGSPAVLEEKKRLLARVEELHEFNPMLGLRGCRLGITMPEITRMQARAIIEAACELAKEGTKIVPEIMIPLVGMVSEMKAQKDLVREVATETMKRCNVKLSYLVGTMIELPRAAVTADRIAQEAEFFSFGTNDLTQTTFGFSRDDAAKFIDFYKTADILDIDPFAVLDREGVGALMRTAIGGGRKTRPTIKLGICGEHGGDPSSVEFCHQLGLDYVSCSPYRVGIARLAAAQAALAEADTQKTKPAKKSATHASVSKRRSKPVARRPKRTKR, encoded by the coding sequence GTGGCCAAGAAATACGTCTATTATTTCGGAGATGGCAAGGCTGAGGGCACCGGTGACATGAAGGAACTCCTCGGCGGCAAGGGCGCCGGTCTGGCCGAGATGACGAACCTCAAAGTATCCGTCCCGCCGGGTTTTACGATCTCGACCGACGCTTGCGTCGAATACTACAAACGCGGCAAGACCTATCCGCCCGGCATGATAGAGGAGGCCTTGCAGGCCCTCAAGCGGATCGAGCGGTCGATGAAGGCCGGCTTCGGCGATCCGGACAATCCCTTGCTGGTGTCGGTCCGTTCGGGCGCCCGCGCCTCCATGCCCGGCATGATGGATACGGTGCTGAACGTCGGGCTGACGACCAAGACCGTCCATGGGCTGGCGCTCAAGACCAGGAACGAACGGTTTGCGCAGGACAGCTACCGGCGGTTCATCTCGATGTTCGGCAGCATCGTGATGGGGGTCAGCCGCGAACACTTCGAGGACATTCTCAAACACAAGAAGCAGGACCTCGGGGTGACGCAAGACACACACCTCGATGCCAAGGCGCTCAAGGAACTGGTCGTCAGCTTCAAGGACTTGGTGAAAGAAGAGACCAAGAGGGATTTCCCAGACGATCCGCTCGAACAATTGCGTATGGCGATCAACGCCGTGTTCTCTTCCTGGTACGGCGCACGAGCCGTAACCTATCGGCGGCTCTACAATATCCCTGAGACCTGGGGCACAGCCGTCAACGTGGTGGCCATGGTCTTCGGCAATATGGGGGAAACCAGCGGCACCGGCGTCGCCTTCACCCGAGATCCTGCCACCGGGCAACATACCTTTTTCGGGGAATGTTTGACGAACGCGCAGGGCGAGGATGTGGTCGCCGGCATCCGGACCCCGCTTCCCGTGAACCAGCTCGAAAAATACATGCCGCAAGCCTATAAGGATCTCCAAGCGACCTACAAGAAACTCGAGCGCCATTACCGCGACATGCTCGACCTGGAGTTCACCATCCAGGAGGGCAAGCTCTACATGTTGCAAACCAGGGTCGGGAAACGGACCGGGGTGGCGGCTGTCCGGATCGCGGTGGACATGGTGAAGGAAGGGGTCATTTCCAGAAAGGAAGCGCTCCAGCGCATCGGACCGGACCAGCTTGCGCAATATCTTTATCCCATTTTCGATGCGAAGGAAGAGTCTCATTGTACGGCGCTCGGGAAAGGCCTGCCGGCCGGCCCAGGAGCCGCCGCAGGGAAAATCGCCTTGACACCGGAGCGTGCGGTCGAGATGAAGGCGGCGGGGAATCGCGTCGTCCTCGTCCGGCAGGAGACCAGCCCGGACGACATTCATGGCATGAACGCAGCCTTGGGATTTCTGACCGCGCGCGGCGGCATGACCTCGCATGCTGCTGTGGTGGCGCGGCAGATGGGCAAGGTCTGCGTGGCGGGATGCGACGCGGTGGAAGTGCTGGGCAGCCAGAGCGTGCGGATCGGCACCCAGGTGTTCCGCGAAGGAGAGTTCCTCTCGATCAACGGTTCGACCGGCAACGTCTACGGCGGCGACATTCCCGTGGTGGAGTCAGAAGTCATCCAGGTGCTGCAGGGAAAAATGGAACCGTCGGCATCGGAGAAGTATCGATTGTTCGAGACCGTGTTGAAGTGGGCGGACGGGGTGCGCCGTTTGAAAGTCCGGGCGAACGCGGATGTGCCGGATCAAGCCAGAATCGCGCGGGGCTTCGGCGCCGAAGGTATCGGACTCTGCCGGACGGAACACATGTTCTTCGCGGAAGATCGCATCCAAATCATGCAGAAGATGATCCTGGCGCGGAAACGCGAAGAGCGGGAAAAGTACCTCGATCAACTGCTGCCGTTGCAGAAGCAGGACTTCATCGGACTCTATCGCGAGATGAAGGGGTATCCGGTCACGATCCGGTTGCTCGACCCGCCGCTGCACGAGTTCTTGCCGAAACGCGAGGACCTCATGGTGGAGATTGCACAGTTGGAACTGACCAGCGGATCTCCGGCGGTGCTCGAAGAGAAGAAGCGGCTTCTGGCCCGCGTGGAAGAGCTGCACGAATTCAATCCCATGCTGGGCCTGCGCGGCTGCCGTCTCGGCATTACGATGCCGGAGATCACCAGGATGCAGGCCCGCGCCATCATCGAAGCGGCCTGTGAATTGGCGAAGGAAGGCACGAAGATCGTGCCGGAAATCATGATTCCGCTCGTCGGGATGGTCTCGGAGATGAAGGCGCAGAAAGACTTGGTCCGCGAGGTCGCTACGGAGACGATGAAGCGGTGCAACGTGAAACTCTCGTACCTGGTCGGCACCATGATCGAGTTGCCGCGTGCCGCCGTGACGGCCGACCGTATTGCCCAGGAAGCTGAGTTCTTTTCGTTCGGCACCAACGACCTCACCCAGACGACCTTCGGGTTTTCCCGTGACGACGCGGCCAAGTTCATCGACTTCTACAAGACGGCCGACATCCTCGATATCGATCCCTTTGCGGTGTTGGATCGGGAAGGGGTCGGGGCGCTCATGCGCACCGCCATCGGCGGCGGCCGCAAGACTCGTCCCACGATCAAGCTGGGCATTTGCGGCGAGCACGGAGGAGATCCCAGTTCCGTAGAGTTCTGCCATCAGCTGGGACTCGATTACGTGAGCTGCTCGCCCTACCGTGTCGGGATCGCGCGATTGGCTGCTGCACAGGCTGCCTTGGCCGAAGCGGACACGCAGAAAACCAAGCCGGCCAAGAAGTCCGCAACCCATGCGTCTGTGAGCAAGCGGCGCAGCAAGCCCGTCGCGCGCCGTCCCAAGCGTACGAAACGGTGA